A region of Equus przewalskii isolate Varuska chromosome 29, EquPr2, whole genome shotgun sequence DNA encodes the following proteins:
- the MGAT4C gene encoding alpha-1,3-mannosyl-glycoprotein 4-beta-N-acetylglucosaminyltransferase C — MFKFHQMKYIFETLDKMRCLRKRSTVSFLGVLVIFLLFMNLYIEDSYVLEGDKQFGRETSTHQLNSERYVHTFKDLSNFSGTINVTYRYLAATPLQRKRFLTIGLSSVKRKKGNYLLETIRSIFEQSSYEELKEISVVVHLAEFNSSWREVMVQDITQKFAHHIIAGRLIVIHAPEEYYPILDGLKRNYNDPEDRVRFRSKQNVDYAFLLNFCANTSDYYVMLEDDVRCSKNFLTAIKKVITSLEGTYWVTLEFSKLGYIGKLYHSHDLPRLAHFLLMFYQEMPCDWLLTHFRDLLAQKNVIRFKPSLFQHMGYYSSYKGAENKLKDDDFEEESFDIPDNPPASLYTNMNVFESYEASKAYSSVDEYFWGKPPSTGDIFVIVFENPIVIKKIKVTTGTEDRQNDILHHGALDVGENVVRFKRIRQCVTYVRLGEFKNGNFEMSDMNQKIPFDIHCIRIYVTKTQKEWLIIRSISIWTS; from the exons ATGTTTAAATTTCatcaaatgaaatatatttttgagacaCTGGATAAAATGAGATGCCTGCGAAAACGTTCTACAGTGTCTTTCTTGGGagttcttgtcattttccttctatttatgaACTTGTACATTGAAGATAGCTACGTGCTG GAAGGAGACAAACAATTTGGAAGGGAAACATCCACCCATCAACTGAACTCAGAACGCTATGTGCATACTTTCAAAGATTTATCAAATTTCTCAGGAACCATCAATGTCACCTATCGCTACTTAGCTGCCACGCCTTTACAAAGAAAAC GGTTTCTTACAATTGGACTTTCGTCAGTAAAacgaaaaaaaggaaactatttaCTTGAGACAATCAGGTCAATTTTTGAGCAATCCAGCTATGAAGAGCTGAAGGAGATTTCAGTGGTGGTTCATCTGGCAGAGTTTAATTCATCCTGGCGTGAGGTCATGGTTCAGGATATTACACAGAAATTTGCCCACCATATTATTGCAGGAAGATTAATAGTTATACATGCTCCAGAGGAGTATTACCCAATCCTGGATGGCCTTAAAAGAAATTACAATGATCCAGAAGATAGAGTCAGATTTCGTTCCAAGCAAAATGTAGACTATGCGTTTCTGCTTAATTTTTGTGCCAATACTTCAGACTATTATGTAATGCTTGAAGACGATGTTCGATGTTCAAAAAACTTCTTAACTGCCATCAAGAAAGTCATTACATCTCTAGAAGGAACTTACTGGGTAACTCTTGAATTCTCTAAGCTTGGCTACATTGGAAAACTTTACCATTCTCATGACCTCCCACGTTTGgcacattttttattaatgttttatcaAGAAATGCCTTGTGATTGGCTGCTGACTCATTTCCGGGATCTGTTGGCTCAGAAAAATGTGATCCGTTTTAAACCATCTCTCTTTCAGCACATGGGTTATTATTCATCATATAAAGGGGCTGAGAATAAGCTGAAGGATGATGATTTTGAAGAGGAGTCATTTGACATCCCTGATAACCCTCCTGCAAGCCTATATACCAACATGAATGTTTTTGAAAGTTATGAAGCAAGCAAGGCGTATAGCAGTGTTGATGAGTACTTTTGGGGGAAACCACCTTCAACAGGAGACATCTTTGTGATTGTATTTGAAAATCcaattgtaattaaaaaaattaaagtgactACTGGAACAGAAGATCGGCAAAATGACATTTTACATCATGGAGCCCTAGATGTTGGGGAAAATGTCGTACGTTTCAAAAGAATTAGACAATGTGTTACTTATGTAAGACTAGGGGAATTCAAAAATGGAAACTTTGAAATGTCAGATATGAATCAAAAAATTCCATTTGATATACACTGCATAAGGATTTACGTTACCAAAACACAAAAGGAATGGCTGATTATTAGGAGTATTAGCATTTGGACTTCTTAG